The genomic window CGTGGAGACTCAAAAAGAAACACTGGGCTTCCAGACCGAAGTGAAGCAGCTGCTTCACCTGATGATTCATTCCCTGTATTCGAACAAGGAAATCTTCCTTCGCGAGCTGATTTCCAACGCCTCCGACGCGGCCGACAAGCTGCGTTTCGAGGCCCTGGCCAAGCCTGAGCTGCTTGAGGGCGGCGCCGAGCTGAAGATCCGAGTGAGCTTCGACAAGGACGCCAAGACCGTCACCCTCGACGACAACGGCATCGGCATGAGCCGCGAGGAAGTCATCGCGCACCTGGGCACCATCGCCAAGTCCGGCACCGCCGACTTCCTGAAGAACCTCTCCGGCGACCAGAAGAAGGACTCGCACCTGATCGGCCAGTTCGGCGTGGGCTTCTACAGCGCCTTCATCGTCGCCGACAAGGTGGATGTGTTCACCCGCCGTGCCGGCGCGCCGGCCAGCGAGGGCGTGCACTGGTCCTCCAAAGGCGAGGGCGAGTTCGAGGTCGCGACCATCGAGAAGGCCGAGCGCGGCACCCGCATCGTCCTGCACCTGAAAGATGGCGAGGATGAGTTCGCCGACGGCTGGCGCCTGCGCAACATCGTCAAGAAGTACTCCGACCACATCGCGCTGCCCATCGAACTGCCCAAAGAGCATTACGGCGAAGAGAAGGACAAGCCGGCCGAGACCGAGTGGGAAGTGGTCAACCGCGCCAGCGCCCTGTGGACCCGTCCGCGTACCGAGGTCAAGGACGAGGAATACCAGGAGTTCTACAAGCACATCGCCCATGACTTCGAGAACCCGCTGACCTGGAGCCACAACAAGGTCGAGGGCAAGCTCGAGTACACCTCGCTGCTGTACGTCCCGGCCCGCGCGCCGTTCGACCTGTACCACCGCGAGGCCCCGCGCGGCCTGAAGCTGTACGTGCAGCGCGTGTTCATCATGGACCAGGCCGACCAGTTCCTGCCGCTGTACCTGCGCTTCATCAAGGGCGTGGTGGACTCCAACGACCTGTCGCTGAACGTCTCCCGCGAAATCCTGCAGTCCGGCCCCATCGTCGATTCGATGAAGTCCGCGCTGACCAAGCGCTCCCTGGACATGCTGGAAAAACTGGCGAGCAATGACGCCGAAGCCTACAAGGGCTTCTGGAAGAACTTCGGCCAGGTGCTGAAGGAAGGCCCCGCCGAGGACTTCGCCAACAAGGACAAGATCGCCGGCCTGCTGCGCTTCTCCTCCACCAGCGACGAGAGCGGCGAGCAGAGCGTTGCCCTGGCTGACTATGTCGGTCGCCTGAAGGAAGGCCAGGACAAGATCTACTACCTCACCGGCGAGAGCTACGCCCAGGTGAAGAACAGTCCGCACCTGGAAGTCTTCCGCAAGAAAGGCATCGAAGTGCTGCTGCTGACCGACCGCATCGACGAGTGGCTGATGAGCTACCTGCCCGAATTCGACGGCAAGCAACTGGTCGATGTCGCCCGGGGCGACCTGGACCTGGGCAGCCTGGACTCCGAAGAGGACAAGAAGGCCCAGGAAGAGATCGCCAAGGCCAAAGAAGGCCTGGCCGAGCGCCTGAAGGCCGCGCTGGGTGACGAAGTCGCCGAGGTGCGCGTGTCCCATCGTCTGACCGATTCGCCGGCGATCCTCGCCATCGGCGAACAGGACCTGGGCCTGCAGATGCGCCAGATCCTCGAAGCCAGCGGGCAGAAGGTGCCGGAAGCCAAGCCGATCTTCGAGTTCAACCCGGCCCACCCGCTGATCGAGAAGCTCGATGCGGAAGCCGACGAAGACCGCTTCGGCGAACTGACCCACATCCTCTTCGACCAGGCCGCCCTGGCCGCGGGGGACAGCCTGAAGGACCCGGCTGCCTACGTGCGCCGCCTGAACAAGCTGCTGGTGGAGCTCTCCGCCTAAGGGCCCGCCGGGCTTGAGCCAACGCCACGATTTCAGTGCTGGAATCGTGGCGTTTTTCGTTGCGCTGTAGTGGGCCAGATGCAGCGCATGTTGACTCGGCGTGGACAGGAGATGCCGCGCCAAACGGGAGAAAGGAATGACACCTTCCAACGAGAGGGCGACCGGCGCCTTCGACGACGTCGATCTGGACGGATTCTGGGACGATGGCGACTATTCGCTCAGCCACTACACGGAACCTGCACCGAGCGACGAGCTGATCGCACAGATTGAGGCGGCGTTCGGCTATCGCCTGCCCGATGCCTACGTCGAGCTGGCTCGCCTGCGCAACGGCGGTTGCGTCCAACGGTGCTGCTACCCGATGACCGAACCGACCTGCTGGGCCGAAGACCACATCGCCATTACCGGTCTCTACGCCATCGGGCACACGGCGACCTATTCCCTGGGCGGTGCCCTCGGGTCGGCGTTCATGCGCGCCGAGTGGGGCTATCCCGACATCGGTATCGCCATCGCCAATACCCCCAGCGCCGGCCACGAAATGATCATGCTCGACTACCGCCAATGCGGGCCGCAGGGCGAGCCGCGGGTGGTGCATGTCGACCAGGAGGCCGACTATGCGATCACCGAGGTCGCGCCGGATTTTGCGACCTTCATTCGCGGGCTGGTCAGTGAGGACGACTTCAACGACGACGCGGAAACCCTCGAAGCGGACCTGGCCACCGTACAGCGCGGCACGCTGTCGCCGATCCTGCGCCGCGCGCTGGAGGCTGCTGCGGGCGAACTGCCCGACGGCGAGCGGCACATCCGCTCCCTGGCCGAGCGAATCGTGCGCGCCAAGGGCTTCTTCGCCTTGCATGCCGACGCGGATTCCCATCTGATGTACGACGCCATGTTCTGGCTGTTCTCGCACCTCAAGCTCGCCCAATCGTACGACGATTTCCATGACTGCTCCCGCGAGCAAAGCGATTACCGGCGCCCCTGCTACACGCTGATGCTGACCACCAGCTACGTGGCCGACCCCTACGGATTCTGCACCGGCGGCTATGCCCCCGGCTTCCTGCGGGATTGGTGGGATGCACGGCTGGTCGCCGGCAGTATCGTTCACAGCAATGGCGGCTACCGTTTCGAGGCGGACTATGCGGCCCGCCTGGTCCGCAGCTTGCTGGCGATAGAGGCGCCGTCCTGAGAGTCACCCACGCAGGAATCACCTGCCCAACGCCGAGATTGTCCAATACGGTCAATCCCGGTTCGCTATGCTTCTCCCGCATTTACCAGAGGACTACCCCCATGAGTCAGATCAGCGTGCAACCCGTCGCCTACACCCAGGACGGCGTGTCCTTCGAGGGTCAGTTGGTATTCGATGCTGCCAGCACTGCGCCGCGCCCCGGCCTGCTGATGGCGCCGAACTGGATGGGCGTCAGCCAGGGCGCCGTGGATATCGCCCGCCAGGTCGCCGAGCGCGGCTACGTGGTGCTGGTGGCGGACCTGTATGGCAAGGATGTTCGCCCCAACGGCACGGAGCAGGCCGCTACCGCGATGATGCCGCTCAAGAATGATCGCGCGCTGCTGCGCAAGCGCATGCAGCTGTCGCTGGCGACCCTGCTGCAGCAGGCGGGCAAGGCTCCGCTGGACACCACCCGGCTGGCCACTTTCGGCTTCTGCTTCGGCGGCTGCTGCGCCCTGGAGCTGGCCCGCGATGGCGCGCCGCTGGCGGCTGCGGTGTCCTTCCATGGCACCCTGGATACACCGAATCCGGCCGATGCGAAGAACATCAAGGGCTCGGTGCTGGTCCTCGACGGCGCCATCGACCCCTTCGTCCCGCGCGAGCAATTGACCGCGTTCGCCAAGGAAATGATCGACGCCAACGTCGATTGGGCGCTCACCAGCTACGGCGGCGCCGCGCATTCCTTCACCGACCCCCATGCGCAGATCCCCGGCAAGATGCAGTACGACGCCAAGGTGGCGCGCCGCGCCTTCGCCGCCATGTTCGACCTGCTGGACGAGCGCTTCGGCGGCTGATCGGCCCAGGCATGAAAAAGCCCGGCTTCGGCCGGGCTTTTTCATGGGCGAATGACTCAGGAGGAGTGTGGCGCAGGGTGCGCCGTGCCTTCGTCCGCGCGATAGCCCTTGGCACCGAACCAGACGATGTACAGGTAGCACACCAGCGGCACGGCGAAGGAGGGCAGCAGGCCGACGCGGTCGGCGAAGAAGGCCTGCACCAGCGGCATGACCGCGCCGCCGACGATGGCCATGCAGAGCAGCCCCGAACCCTTGCTGGTGAGGTTGCCCAGGCCTTCCAGGGCAAGCGAGAAGATGGTCGGGAACATGATCGAGTTGAACAGGCCGATCAAGATCAGCGCCCACATCGCCACATGCCCGCCAACGCTCAGCGCGATGCCGATCAGCACGGCAATGGCCACGGCGTTGAAGGCCAGCAGGCGGTTCGGGGCGATGCTGCGCATCAGCGCGCTGCCGACGAAGCGGCCCACCATCGCGCCGCCCCAGTAGAACGACAGGTACTTGCCGGCCTGCTCGGCGGGCAGCCCGGCGATGTCCGGCTGGCCCATCAGGCTGACCAGGTAGCTGCCGATGGAGACCTCGGCGCCGACGTAGCAGAAGATCGCGATGACCCCGAACACCAGGTGACGGTGG from Pseudomonas sp. GCEP-101 includes these protein-coding regions:
- the htpG gene encoding molecular chaperone HtpG gives rise to the protein MSVETQKETLGFQTEVKQLLHLMIHSLYSNKEIFLRELISNASDAADKLRFEALAKPELLEGGAELKIRVSFDKDAKTVTLDDNGIGMSREEVIAHLGTIAKSGTADFLKNLSGDQKKDSHLIGQFGVGFYSAFIVADKVDVFTRRAGAPASEGVHWSSKGEGEFEVATIEKAERGTRIVLHLKDGEDEFADGWRLRNIVKKYSDHIALPIELPKEHYGEEKDKPAETEWEVVNRASALWTRPRTEVKDEEYQEFYKHIAHDFENPLTWSHNKVEGKLEYTSLLYVPARAPFDLYHREAPRGLKLYVQRVFIMDQADQFLPLYLRFIKGVVDSNDLSLNVSREILQSGPIVDSMKSALTKRSLDMLEKLASNDAEAYKGFWKNFGQVLKEGPAEDFANKDKIAGLLRFSSTSDESGEQSVALADYVGRLKEGQDKIYYLTGESYAQVKNSPHLEVFRKKGIEVLLLTDRIDEWLMSYLPEFDGKQLVDVARGDLDLGSLDSEEDKKAQEEIAKAKEGLAERLKAALGDEVAEVRVSHRLTDSPAILAIGEQDLGLQMRQILEASGQKVPEAKPIFEFNPAHPLIEKLDAEADEDRFGELTHILFDQAALAAGDSLKDPAAYVRRLNKLLVELSA
- a CDS encoding SMI1/KNR4 family protein, translating into MTPSNERATGAFDDVDLDGFWDDGDYSLSHYTEPAPSDELIAQIEAAFGYRLPDAYVELARLRNGGCVQRCCYPMTEPTCWAEDHIAITGLYAIGHTATYSLGGALGSAFMRAEWGYPDIGIAIANTPSAGHEMIMLDYRQCGPQGEPRVVHVDQEADYAITEVAPDFATFIRGLVSEDDFNDDAETLEADLATVQRGTLSPILRRALEAAAGELPDGERHIRSLAERIVRAKGFFALHADADSHLMYDAMFWLFSHLKLAQSYDDFHDCSREQSDYRRPCYTLMLTTSYVADPYGFCTGGYAPGFLRDWWDARLVAGSIVHSNGGYRFEADYAARLVRSLLAIEAPS
- a CDS encoding dienelactone hydrolase family protein yields the protein MSQISVQPVAYTQDGVSFEGQLVFDAASTAPRPGLLMAPNWMGVSQGAVDIARQVAERGYVVLVADLYGKDVRPNGTEQAATAMMPLKNDRALLRKRMQLSLATLLQQAGKAPLDTTRLATFGFCFGGCCALELARDGAPLAAAVSFHGTLDTPNPADAKNIKGSVLVLDGAIDPFVPREQLTAFAKEMIDANVDWALTSYGGAAHSFTDPHAQIPGKMQYDAKVARRAFAAMFDLLDERFGG